The following coding sequences lie in one Anolis carolinensis isolate JA03-04 unplaced genomic scaffold, rAnoCar3.1.pri scaffold_11, whole genome shotgun sequence genomic window:
- the LOC103282971 gene encoding C2 calcium-dependent domain-containing protein 4C, which yields MWLLDKVRSSSEDGTPPSASLSTSLSGQAAPFANILTPDRIPEFCIPPRLAPVSPPSRSPGSGFVPHRCLTETGLQAKEPFLPHLIQVESVEEEEEEEEDGTNSDPRSQAALSLPHFQKAQTSYGFCTLLESPHTRRKESIFHREGLDLGLSLPRSRSSSYSGRELTVPTQTTGPRFGSYSGRELTVPIHTTGPIAVRSLQELTIPTHTTGLRSGSYSGRELTVPIPTTGPIAVHSLQRQSQCVWDSDTTVSSTDSSPIGSPRLGQRWGSLFKALSHDGLLKSKSNGVRTGRTGSLSADESGSSTDSSPNATRRSSESLCEPSPRSYSVSALPVFPIELERLSRESVIHISPAAIVRLSSDYCPHNRRLRVRLISAEGLYPPSADPKGIHCCVSFALMPGKAQKQRSTGIKRSRNPIFKEDFFFVGLAEDDLYDFALRIKAVNKGSGVKRDLVLAESRVALHLLLAA from the coding sequence ATGTGGCTGCTGGACAAAGTCCGCTCCTCTTCGGAGGACGGGACCCCCCCCTCGGCCTCTCTGTCCACGTCTCTGTCCGGCCAGGCCGCCCCGTTTGCCAACATCCTGACCCCGGACCGCATCCCGGAGTTCTGCATCCCCCCGCGCCTGGCGCCCGTCTCCCCGCCCTCGAGGAGCCCCGGCTCGGGTTTCGTGCCCCACCGGTGCCTCACCGAGACCGGCCTGCAGGCCAAGGAGCCCTTCCTGCCGCACCTGATCCAGGTGGAAAGCgtcgaggaggaagaggaggaagaggaggacgggACCAATTCGGACCCCCGCTCGCAGGCCGCGCTGTCTTTGCCCCATTTCCAAAAGGCACAGACGTCGTACGGGTTTTGCACCTTGTTGGAGAGTCCGCACACACGGCGGAAGGAGTCCATCTTCCATCGCGAAGGACTTGACCTTGGCCTGAGTCTGCCACGATCGCGGTCGAGTAGTTACAGCGGCCGAGAACTGACCGTTCCCACCCAGACAACTGGGCCGCGGTTTGGTAGTTATAGTGGCAGAGAACTGACCGTTCCTATCCACACAACCGGACCTATTGCCGTCCGGTCACTTCAAGAACTGACCATTCCCACCCATACAACTGGATTGCGGTCTGGTAGTTATAGCGGCCGAGAACTGACTGTTCCGATCCCGACAACCGGACCTATCGCCGTCCATTCGCTTCAACGGCAGAGTCAGTGCGTATGGGACAGCGACACGACCGTTTCGTCCACCGACTCGTCCCCGATTGGCTCCCCCCGTTTGGGACAACGTTGGGGGTCGCTCTTCAAAGCGTTGAGCCACGACGGATTGCTCAAATCCAAAAGCAACGGCGTCCGAACTGGCCGAACCGGGTCCTTGTCCGCAGACGAAAGCGGCAGCTCCACGGACAGCAGCCCCAACGCGACGCGGCGCTCCTCGGAGAGCCTTTGCGAGCCTTCTCCTCGTTCGTACAGCGTCTCCGCGCTCCCCGTTTTCCCCATTGAGTTGGAGAGGCTGAGCCGCGAGAGCGTGATCCACATCAGCCCGGCGGCCATCGTCCGTCTGTCTTCGGACTACTGCCCGCACAACCGCCGCCTCCGCGTCCGGCTCATCAGCGCCGAGGGTCTCTACCCGCCCTCGGCCGACCCCAAAGGCATCCACTGCTGCGTCTCGTTCGCCCTGATGCCGGGGAAGGCCCAGAAGCAGCGCAGCACCGGCATCAAGCGCAGCCGCAACCCCATCTTCAAGGAGGACTTCTTCTTCGTCGGCCTGGCCGAGGACGACCTCTACGACTTCGCACTGCGGATAAAGGCCGTCAACAAGGGCAGCGGCGTCAAGAGGGACCTGGTCCTGGCCGAGAGCCGCGTGGCGCTCCACCTCCTCCTTGCCGCGTGA